The genome window TAAGAGTCATTATCTAACGCATCGGAAATATATGTTTCATTCAAAGCATTTAAAATGTTGAATGAGAAACTCATATTCTGTCCGAAAATATTAAAACGATAGCCTGCATGAAAATCAACTAATTTGTATGATGGCAATTCCCATGAATCTCGCGGTTCATCAAGGTCTTTTAATATTTCTGGATTAAAATCTGCATAATAGCGAGTAAAATGTGTATATTTTCCTTTCAGATACAATTTTTTTAATGGTTCATAACGAATGCTAAAAGCATATTGTGTTTGAGCGGCATCGCCAACATGAACATTATTTGCATTAAAAGTGTAATTATCATAAAATTCTCCTGACTCATCGAAACGTGTTATTTCAGCATGTGAGTCCCATTTCCAATCTCCTAAAGAAAAAAGACCTTGCAGTTCTAAATTAGAGAAAATTTTCCAAACAAAATCGAGTTCAATTCCTTTATGTATAGCATTTATACCACTAATGTATCCTGTAAGCAGAGTATCATAGTTAAGCCGATTAGTGAATGGTTGAACAGGTTTGTTTTCCCAATTTGTATAATAAGTATTCAAATTTATAGTGAATTTATTACTTTTGTATGCGTACCCAAGCTCAATTGCTTTAACAAGTTCATTATCAATTTTGTTAAGTAGTTTGTTGTCTTGTCCAATTACATTATTAAATCGTGTGGCTTTCGACAAATATCCGAGGTTTATAAAAATATTATTATATTCATTTAAGTTGTAGTTCGCTCCAGACTTAAAAGTAAATCCTGGAATCCATTTCCAAATAGTTTCAGAGTGGCGTGCTTCCGGTGAATTCACAGTATAGCTATTCCCATTATAGTGGACTGTATCGGGAAGAAAGATATTAGGTCCTACCCTCTTGTAGCCTGCTGCTTGAAATAAAATAGTATCTGCAAGGACTATATCTTTCTCTGCGAAATAGTCAATTCTTTTGTAGCCACTATTCGAAGCTGATAGGCTTACAAAACCACTCCAATTGCCTGTTTTATATTCTGCTTGTGCAAAAAGTCCTCCCCATCTGACGAGTCCATCGTTGTGATAAAGGATTTTATCTCCTTCCACTCTTGCAGTATTTGGTGTATTGTTGTTGTTGAGGAACCTACCATCCTCATCGTAATATACCACTCCTCCCAGTAAATCATATACTTCCCTGAAGTGTTCGCCTCTATAACTTCTTAGGTCAATACCTCCAGATAAGTTAAGTTCTTCGCTTAAGTCATAGCTAATAGTAGAAAGAAATCCATACCAATAATGATTATTTCGCGAACTGTATATCATACCAGTTGAAATTTGCTCCTCATTGATAGCAGTATCGTACTGGTTATTATATAATTCCTGCAAATGTACTTGGTTATTAAGGTGGTTTACGCTGCCTGAGAGCCCTGTACCCCCTCCCTGACCAATGGAAACATATAATATATTTGAAATATACAATTTGTCATTAATCGACCATAAATCTTTAAAACTGAATTGGGGTTTATGATAATAATTCACTTTTGTATTAACTTTTTCGCGATTAGCGTGAATTGTGTCTCCATTTTCATCGAGTGTCCATCTTTCTAAATATCCCCAATGTTCGTTATAGTCTAAGCCCATATCAAGTGCAGTTGGTTCAGTATAGTTGGTGTCTGAACCAATTAAATCATCAGCAAAATCTTTGTCGTAGGTGGCAATCTGGCTTTTGTAAGAACGCTGGCCATGGCTTTGGGGTGCTCCCATTGCTGTTGCCGATAGAATATGTTTCCCCAGTTTTTTATCTATTCTTAAAAAATAAAAATATCCTTTAGTCCAGTTTTGTTCTACCCATCCATCGCCTTGTTTGTACGATCCGGCAAGTGTGAAGCCCCAATCGTTTTTTAATTTTCCTGAAGTATAACCAAATGAAGTTCTAAGGAATCCGTCATTTCCAATTTCTTGTTTGATGTTCCCTCCTTTTTTTGCTTCTATGCCTTTTGTAATAATATTTAGTGTTCCGCCAACTGAAGGTATTGCCAGCTTTGACGCTCCCAATCCTCTCTGTATCTGAATGGTACGGGTTACTGCATCGAGCCCAAACCAGTTCGACCAATAAACCCAACCATTTTCCATATCGTTCACAGGAATTCCGTCGAGCATTACGGCAACATTTCTTTGATTAAACCCTCGTATTGTAATTCTGGCATCGCCATCGCCGCCTCCTTGTTGTGTTGCATAAACTCCGGGAGTTGAATTCAAAATCATTGGAATATCTTGGGATGCAAGCTCTTCGTCAATTTTGGCAGGAAGTATATTTGTAAATGCAACCGGGGTTTCACGAGACCTTGCAATATCTCCAACTACTGTTATTTCATCAATTATCATGGTTTCTAAATAGAAATCCAGAAAAATTGATTTTTCTTTTACAAGTAAATGTTTCAATAAAGTTTTGTATCCAACATAAGAAATTTGCAGATCATATTCTCCACTTTCTAATTCGATTGAATATTTTCCATCTAAGTCTGTAACTGTCCCAACTCCTTTTTTTATCAAAACACTTGCTCCGATTAATGTTTCCTGAGTTACTGCATCTCTTATAACTCCACTAAGTTCTACTTTTTCCGCATTTAAAACAATTGATATATTCAATAATAATAGAATTATAAGATATTTTTTCATCTGTTTATATTTAATATGAATTAAGAATTATAAAATTTAGGAGTTGTAAGGTTTTATGATTTCAATTAAAAAAGGTATTAAAAAGAGTTTCCCCCTTTTTAATACCTTATAAATTACTAATTATCTGAAGTCAGAAATTCTAACAATTTATTTGATTATTAGCTTTTTAGTTTGAGTATAGCCATTTGTAAAATTGATTCTAACTATGTATAAACCTTTGTTATAATTACTGCTGTTAATATCAATAGAAGCTTTAGGAATGTCATTTTTCTGTTTGTGAACTATATTTCCGAGGCTATTATAGATTTCTATTGATTCAAATATTTTGTTTGAGCGAATTTTAAATTCTCCATTTATTACCGGATTTGGGAAAAAATAGATTTTATTTTCGACCTGAAAATTGGTGATATTGCTTGTTCCTGCATTTCCGCATTCGCATGTATGTGAACGTAAACTGTCGAAAGTGTTTTTTGGCAAAGAATCCCATTCTAAAGTAGCATTAAAAACATCGGGATTTAGATGAACACCTTCTTTTATTTCGGGCTTACGAATTAAGGTTTGATCTCTTGTCCATAATCTCCACCATTCCCCAAGATCTATAAAATATGGATCAATGTCAGTCCAACCATCGCCTGGGTCTTCGCCAATTTTCCCAATTATATCTAAAATCTCAGATGTAGAAATCTTTTCAAGGGTAACAGCATCATTTCCATTGAAATACATCATTTTGTTATCATCATAAACAGGGCAAAGGAAAATGTCGGCCAAAGCTCTTAGCTCGTCAAAAACAATAGTATCCAATCCTGTGCCATTAGGATTTTGTTTGTCTAAAACTACAACAAGAACGCTATGAGCTTCGAGTATTCCACCTGGGGCAAGACCTATGTAATTTGGACTAAATCCGCCATTTGAATACCTTGACATATGATAGTCGGAAAGATCAATAGCATTATCTGTTGGATTATAAATTTCCAAAGCTTTGTTATTATGGCTTCCTTCAACATATTCAGATATAAACAAATCTGAACAATCTTGTGCAAATAGAAAACTAAGCGAACTAACAAATAAAATTAAAAGTAAATTTCTTTTCATAATTTAATAAATTTCTGTTAAACAATATTTTAATACAATAAATTTCAATTTTAAAACATATACAATAATACAATTTTTAATGGAATAAATACAAATTAATTTGTTAGAAGATTTTGGATTTCACTATTATAAAATATCACTTTATAGAAAAATTGTTTCTGAGCTTGTATAAATCAATTATAATGAAAATAAATGAAGAAATTGAATAAGCAAAAACAAAATTTGCGTAGCTTTATCAGCTTTAATAAACTATAATTTTAGAAATATGATAAAGAAATTATTTGTTCTTTTTGTGCTTATATTCAGTATTATAGGCGCTGACGCAAACCCAATTAAAGATTTAATCAGAAATTCTGGAAATTCGAAAAACTATCCAAAAGACGATCTCTTGATAATTTTTGACAGTACTAAAGTTGATGTTCAAGAAACGGGTTTGAGCTATGTAAATTTTCATGCGCTTTATAAAATTTTAACAACAAAAGGTGCTAAGAGAATGAGTGTTGTAAAATTCGATTATGATCCTTTGTCGGCATTTGTTGAAATTCGCAAGGTTGTTATTTACAGAAAAAGTGGTAAGATTGAAGAGCTTGATGTATCGAACGAATTGGATTATCCGGCACCGGCACGAATGATTTATTGGGGTGCACGTCAGAAAATGCTTGAAATAGGCAGACTTGAAACTGGCGATGCGGTGGAGGTTTTTATGTTTCGCAAAGGTTTTACTTATGCACTTCTTCAGGAAAACGGCGACGAACAATACATTCCACCTATGCGAGGCCATTTCTACGATATTGTGAATTTTTGGAGCAGCGATCCGATTATTACAAAATTTTATCAGACAAAAATTCCTGAAAATAAATTTGTTCAGTATAAATTCTATAATGGAGATGTTGATTCTTTGATTCAGAAAATGGATGGAAAAATCGCATATTCGTTTACCAAAAAGAATATTTCGAAAATTAAAAGAGAACCCGGAATGGTTGCACTGTCGGACATTGCACCAAAATTGCTTATTTCAACAAGTCCCGATTGGGAAGCGAAATCGCAATGGTTTTATGGTGTTAATGAAGATTTTGGCAGCTTCAATTCTACTCCGGAAATAGACAAAAAAATAAAAGAAATTTTACAAGCTGCCACAAATGAATTAGATTCAATATCAAAGCTAACACATTGGGTGGCAGACAATATGCGATATTCCGGAATTTCTATGGGAAAGGGCGAAGGATATACTTTGCATTCGGGAGAAATGAATTTTACCGATCGTTGCGGAGTGTGTAAAGATAAAGCAAGTTTGCTGATAACTTTCCTTCGTGCGGCAGGTTTCGAATCGTATGCTGCTATGACTATGGCCGGTTCGCGAATCGACCGAATTCCTGCCGACCAGTTTAATCATAGTGTTACAATTGTGAAATTGAAGAACGGAAAATATAAAATACTTGATCCTACTTGGGTGCCTTTTGTGAGGGAATTATGGTCGAGCCGCGAGCAGCAGCAAAACTATTTGATGGGCTTGCCCGATGGAGCAGATTTGATGGAAACTCCAATTTCAGCAGCTGAAAATCACTATTATAAAATCATTGGTATTTCGGAATTATTTGCAGATGGAACAATGAAAGGAGAGTTTACATTAGAAGCTGAAGGACAATCTGACGCTGCATTTAGAGGCGGTTTTGTTAGAACTTATTATAATTATTGGTACGGAGTATTTGAAAAAGAACTAATGAAAATTTCTCCCAATATTAAAATTATTGAGATGAACATTCCGGATTTCTATGATTATTCCGATCCTTTGAAAATGAAATTTAAATATGAAATTCCGAATTATGCAATTGTAACCAATGAGGAAATCATTTTTACTCCCATAGTTGCCTCAAACCTTTTTAAACGATTTAATTCGTATTTATATACAAAAACAGATGTTGAAGAAAGAAAATACAACTTTAGAAGTAGTTGCAGCAAACTAATTGAGCTTAATGAAGAAATTAAACTTCCGGCTTTCGCTGAAAGCACTTATTTGCCGGAAGCAGAAAAGGTAGAAGGTAGTGGTGCAGATTATACCGGAAACTATAAAATTGAGAATCAAACTCTAAAACTTAATGAGAAAATTGTTCTGAAAAAGCGAATCTATGAACCTGCCGATTGGGATTCTTATAAAAAAGCAATCGAGTCGCAAAATAAATTTGCAAACGAGCCTGTGATTCTAAAAATCAAGTAAATTAAGGTTCAGAAAATATTTTAATTCAAACAAATATCTAAAAAAAATAGAAATGAAATATAAACACATTTTATTATTAGTGATTTTAGCAAGTCTAATTTCTTGCAATAGCTCGAAAAAAACCGACGATACTACGGACATGTTCCCCAATGCCGATGCAGTATATATAAATATGACTAAGGAATATCAATTAAACGAGGATGGAACAATTTTATATAATTATTCTCATCGTTTGAAATATCTATCATATTTTTCATTCAATAGAAAGTATGGAGAAACTTTCATAGCTTATAATCCTGAATTTCAGGACTTAAAAATAAATATTAGCCAAACTACAATGGCTGATGGAAAATTAGTGAAAGCTCCGGGAAATGCTTTCAATGAAGTTTTGCCTTCATATGCAGCAAATGCGCCTGCCTTCAATCACTTGCGTGAAATGGTTGTTACTCACACTGCTTTAGAAAAAAATTCAATCGTAGATTTGGATTATACTATTACAAATAAATCGGAATCTCTTCCTGCTTTAATGGGAAGCGAAAATATTAGCAGTTCTTCGCCAGTCAAGAATTTTCAAATAATAGTTAAAATTCCTAAGGACAAATTGCTGAAATATGAACTTTTAAATGACACTTTGAATCCCAAAATCGAAGCAATAGAAAATTACACCTTATATAAATGGGAATTTAAAAATGTATCTGCTGATGTTCATGAGCTATTGCAATCGGGCAAAACTCACCCAAAACTACTGTTTAGTACTGCAAATTCCGAAGAGGTATTTTCCGATTTTGTCTCTCAGGAAGCATTTTCATACAATATTGGCGAAAGCGAAAAAAAATGGGTGAGAAAAAATACAGGTTTATATAAAGATGAATTTCAGTATATTAAAACAATTCAAAAAGCTGTAGTAAACGATTTAAACTTTTGGAATATTCCATTAGATATTTGCGGCTACAAAATTAGAACAACAAACGAAACCTGGGAATCGAATGGTGGAACTAAACTCGAAAAAACTCTTCTACTGTGCGCACTTCTCAGTCAGGCAAATATTAGTGCCGAGCCGGTTGTTATGATTCCTAATAATTGTTATAATCAAAATATTGGTTTGTTGGAGTTCTATGATTTTTTTGTGAAAATTAAACTTAGAAATGAGATAGTTCATTATTTCTCTGCAATAAATATGAACTCCCAAGATGAGATTTTTAGCAATCCAAATAAAACAATTATTCCTTTAAATATTAATAATAGAGAAGTTGTAGAAACTTCCAGAAATTTAGTTAATGAAGTTATAGTAGATTATAATTTCGAGCTAAATAGTTCACTTTCTGTATCGGGGAATGCAATTTTGTCTTTAAACAATGAAAACAATCCGTATGTCGAATTGCAAACAGATGAGTCAAAAGTAAAAAAACTATTGTCATCCTTGGCTGTAAAAAGTTTCGAGATTGTAGAAAGTACGCCACATCAATTGCAAGTAAAATACAATTTTGATGGAGACAAACCTTTTAGAGAACACGGGAGCTATTATTTTTGGAATTTGCCTTCTCAAACTCAAGGTATTAGGAAATTGCATATCGAACAACTCGCAGAAAATAGAACAACAGATTTAGAGTTGGAAAAATTAATCGTTGAAAAATATACATATTCTGTCGAATTGCCTGAAAACTACAAACTTGTTTCTCCTTTGAAAAATTTCAGCGAAAAAAATAATGTAGGAGAACTTGCTATGAATTTTTCAATTCAAGACAATTTATTAAAACTTGAAAGGTCTATTAAATTAAACAAAAAGAATATTCATAAAACAGAGTATAAGCATTTTAGAAAATTATTTTCTATTTGGACGAACAGCAAAAACTGGGAGTTGATTATTAAGAAAACTGAATAATTGTTGCACAAAAAAAATCCTGCTTTGTACTGAAAAAAGCAGGATTTTTTTTGAGAATCATTTTAAAATAGAATTTCATTTATTTTTAATTTTATTCAAAAACGGATGATAATCTCCTCTAAGGCCTATTGGTTTTGCATGACGTATGTCGAAAACAGTTTCGATGCTTGGTCTTGCTTCCTGCAGCCCAAAACCTTTCCCCTTTAATATTTCTTCATAACTTCTTGTGTGCAAATCAGTAAATCCGCCGCTAAATTCAATCTCTTTATTTTCAACGGTTATTGTCCTGAAGGTTCGTTGTCCCGCTTTCTTAACTTCTGCCGGAACATCTTCGTACTCTAAACTTAATAGCCATCGAACATTTGCTTTTTCGAGGTGTAGCAGTCCTGCAACGCGTTTGCCGTTTGCAAAATGAACTTTATTTCTTTGTACTTTTCCAAAAATCCACGACAACATATCGAAAAAGTGAACGCCAATATTTGTGGCAATTCCGCCCGATTTTTGGTCTTCGCCTTTCCAACTGTTGTGATACCAATGTCCGCGCGAAGTGATATAGGTTAGGTCAATATCGTAGATTTTATCCTTAGGTCCCTTATCAATTTCTTCTTTAAGTTTAATAATGCTGTGGTGTAGCCTCAATTGCAAAATATTATAAATGTCCTTACCTGTTTCTTTTTCTATCTCCTGAAGTGCATCAATATTCCATGGATTCAAAACTAAAGGTTTTTCACATATTGCATCAGCATTTTGTTTCAGAGCAAAACGAATGTGAGAATCGTGCAAATAGTTTGGTGTACAGATGCTTACATAATCGACTTTTTTTCCTGTTCTGCGAAGTTTGTCGATATGTCTATCGAAGCGTTCATATTCGGTAAAAAAATCTGCATCAGGAAAATAGCTGTCAATTATCCCAACACTATCAAATTTGTCTAAAGCTGAGATTAAATTGTTCTTAGTTTCTTTAATGGCTTTCATGTGTCGTACTGCAATAAATCCGGCAGCACCTATTAAAGCAAAGTTTTTCATAATTCTATTGTGCTCTTAGTTTTTAAAAAATTGTAAATTATAGTTTTGTGAAGATTAGTTTTCGAAAAAGTTATATTATCTTTTTCACTTCATTATGTTCAATTTTGTATTTCTCATTGCTTTCGGGGCAAATAGCAATATTATTTTCGTCGAAACTTAATCGGTGTCCGAATTCGCTCATCCAGCCAATGTGTCGGGCAGGATTTCCAACAACGAGAGAGTATGCTTTAATTTCTTTTGTAACCACTGCACCGGCTCCAACAAATGAAAATTTCCCAATATTATTACCACAAACAATTGTGCAATTTGCTCCGAGAGAAGCTCCTTCGCCTACTATTGTTTTTAAATATTCATCTCGCCTAATAACTGCACTTCTTGGATTTATAACATTTGTAAAAACCATTGAAGGCCCAAGGAATACATCGTCTTCGCAAATTACACCTGTATAAATCGACACATTATTTTGAACTTTTACATTGTTGCCGAGAACAACATCTGGAGAAACTACAACATTTTGTCCGATATTACATTTTTCGCCAATTTTACAATTTGACATAATGTGCGAAAAATGCCAAATTTTTGAACCTTTCCCAATTTCACAATTATCATCGATTACCGAAGTTTCGTGAGCGAAATATTCTTTCTCTATCATCTTTTTAGTTTATAAAATTCAAAAAGTTTTCTGTAATATAATTTAATTGTTCATTGTCCATTTCTGTGTGCATTGGTAGAGAAATTACGGTTTCGGAAAGCAGTTCAGTTACAGGGAAATCTCCGGTTTTATATCTTTCATCTTTATATGCTTTTTGCAGGTGCATTGGCACAGGATAGTAAATCATGGCAGGAATACCTTTCGATTTCAAATTCTCAATCAATTTAGCTCTATCAACATTTTTAGTTTTTAAAGTATATTGATGAAAAACGTGGGTAGTATCGCTACTTGTTATTGGCGTGATAATATTTTCGTGGTTTTTGAAAGCATTATTGTAAAAACTTGCGGCTTTTTGTCTTGCAAGTATATAATCGTCTAAGTGTTTCAACTTGATTTTTAAAATAGCAGCCTGAAGCGAGTCCAATCTGGAATTTACTCCGACTCTATCGTGATAATATCTGACTTTCATTCCATGATTTACGATTGAGAGAAGTTTTTCTGCCAATTCATCGTTGTTTGTCAAAATTGCACCGCCATCGCCATAGCCTCCAAGATTTTTCGATGGAAAAAATGATGTAGTTCCAACATCTCCAATTGTTCCGGCTTTTACTTTTTTATTTTCATTGAAAGAATAATCTGCACCGATAGCTTGAGCATTATCTTCAATAACATAAAGATTGTGCTGTTTTGCAATTTTCATAATGCTGTTCATATCAGAACATTGCCCAAATAGATGGACAGGGACAATTGCCTTAGTCTTTTTTGTAATAGCTTTTTCAACCGATTTTGGGTCGATATTGAATGTGTCATAATCTACATCAACCAAAATAGGTTTTAATCCGAGCAAACCAATAACTTCTACTGTTGCAATAAATGTAAAACTTGTAGTAATTACCTCATCGCCGGGTTTTAAATCTAAACCCATCATTGAAATTTGCAGAGCATCGGTTCCATTTCCGCAGGGGATTACATGTTTTACATTCAAGTATGATTCTAAATTGGCTTTAAATGACTTAACCTCAGGACCATTAATAAATGCTGTGGATGCAATTACACTTTCGAGAGCATTATCAACTTCCGGTTTTATTTTTAAATATTGACTGTATAGGTCAACCATTTTGATTTCTTTCATAGTCTATTTTTCTAAGCCGGCAAATATAAATATTTTAATTATTTAATCATGTCATTTTCAATTAACAATGAAGTTCTTATTTGTTAAAATATGTTTTTCTTTTTAAATTCCTATATTCACAAATTTCTGAAATTATACATATTAGAAATTTGCATTATTTCTACTATTCTATTTTCAATTTATTTGTAAAAAACTTCAAATTTTAAAAATCAGTATATTTCAATGATTAGTCAATTTATTCAAAAATGAAAATAAAATACTACTTTTGTTATAATTTAATTTAAAGATGTAGATAATGAATTTATTTATAATAGCTGGTTTTGTTGGTCCTTGGCAAATTGCTTTAATAGTATTGGCTGTATTACTACTTTTTGGTGGAAAAAAAATCCCGGAGCTAATGAAAGGATTGGGACAAGGAATGAAGGAATTTAAAAAAGCCACTAAAAAAGAAGATGAGGAGAAAAACGAAAACTTAAATAACTAATTTTTCTTTTCAGGAAATTTAGTTCAAATTTATGTTTTTTTCTATTTCTCAAATACAGAAACTTCTTTTCAGTAACAAGTGTTCGTTGAAGAATGTAGTTGATTTTTATTTAAAAAATATAAAACTCAATGAGCATTTGAATGCTTTTCTTGAAGTTTTTGAAAATGAAGCTTTTGAACGGGCTTTAGCAATTGAAGAAAAAATAAAAAATCGCACTGCAGGTAGTTTAGTAGGATTAGTTGTTGGGATTAAAGACAATATTTGTTATGAAAATCACAAACTATCGGCTGCCTCCAAAATGTTGGAAAACTTTGTCTCAACTTACAGTGCGTTTGTTGTAAGACGATTAATAGAAGAAGATGTAATTATTATTGGAAGGCTTAATTGCGATGAATTTGCAATTGGCAGTTCAAATGAGAAATCGGCATTCGGAAAAGTTTTAAATCCCTTAGATAATACAAAAGTTCCGGGAGGTTCATCTGGCGGACCTGCTGCTGCGGTAGCTGCAAATTTGTGCTTGTCGGCTCTTGGCTCAGACACCGGTGGTTCTATCAGACAACCTGCTTCTTATACCGGACTTGTAGCAATAAAGCCAAGCTACGGGCGTGTTTCAAGGCAAGGACTT of Bacteroidota bacterium contains these proteins:
- a CDS encoding DegT/DnrJ/EryC1/StrS family aminotransferase, translated to MKEIKMVDLYSQYLKIKPEVDNALESVIASTAFINGPEVKSFKANLESYLNVKHVIPCGNGTDALQISMMGLDLKPGDEVITTSFTFIATVEVIGLLGLKPILVDVDYDTFNIDPKSVEKAITKKTKAIVPVHLFGQCSDMNSIMKIAKQHNLYVIEDNAQAIGADYSFNENKKVKAGTIGDVGTTSFFPSKNLGGYGDGGAILTNNDELAEKLLSIVNHGMKVRYYHDRVGVNSRLDSLQAAILKIKLKHLDDYILARQKAASFYNNAFKNHENIITPITSSDTTHVFHQYTLKTKNVDRAKLIENLKSKGIPAMIYYPVPMHLQKAYKDERYKTGDFPVTELLSETVISLPMHTEMDNEQLNYITENFLNFIN
- a CDS encoding DUF3857 domain-containing protein, producing the protein MKYKHILLLVILASLISCNSSKKTDDTTDMFPNADAVYINMTKEYQLNEDGTILYNYSHRLKYLSYFSFNRKYGETFIAYNPEFQDLKINISQTTMADGKLVKAPGNAFNEVLPSYAANAPAFNHLREMVVTHTALEKNSIVDLDYTITNKSESLPALMGSENISSSSPVKNFQIIVKIPKDKLLKYELLNDTLNPKIEAIENYTLYKWEFKNVSADVHELLQSGKTHPKLLFSTANSEEVFSDFVSQEAFSYNIGESEKKWVRKNTGLYKDEFQYIKTIQKAVVNDLNFWNIPLDICGYKIRTTNETWESNGGTKLEKTLLLCALLSQANISAEPVVMIPNNCYNQNIGLLEFYDFFVKIKLRNEIVHYFSAINMNSQDEIFSNPNKTIIPLNINNREVVETSRNLVNEVIVDYNFELNSSLSVSGNAILSLNNENNPYVELQTDESKVKKLLSSLAVKSFEIVESTPHQLQVKYNFDGDKPFREHGSYYFWNLPSQTQGIRKLHIEQLAENRTTDLELEKLIVEKYTYSVELPENYKLVSPLKNFSEKNNVGELAMNFSIQDNLLKLERSIKLNKKNIHKTEYKHFRKLFSIWTNSKNWELIIKKTE
- a CDS encoding N-acetyltransferase, with the translated sequence MIEKEYFAHETSVIDDNCEIGKGSKIWHFSHIMSNCKIGEKCNIGQNVVVSPDVVLGNNVKVQNNVSIYTGVICEDDVFLGPSMVFTNVINPRSAVIRRDEYLKTIVGEGASLGANCTIVCGNNIGKFSFVGAGAVVTKEIKAYSLVVGNPARHIGWMSEFGHRLSFDENNIAICPESNEKYKIEHNEVKKII
- a CDS encoding T9SS type A sorting domain-containing protein encodes the protein MKRNLLLILFVSSLSFLFAQDCSDLFISEYVEGSHNNKALEIYNPTDNAIDLSDYHMSRYSNGGFSPNYIGLAPGGILEAHSVLVVVLDKQNPNGTGLDTIVFDELRALADIFLCPVYDDNKMMYFNGNDAVTLEKISTSEILDIIGKIGEDPGDGWTDIDPYFIDLGEWWRLWTRDQTLIRKPEIKEGVHLNPDVFNATLEWDSLPKNTFDSLRSHTCECGNAGTSNITNFQVENKIYFFPNPVINGEFKIRSNKIFESIEIYNSLGNIVHKQKNDIPKASIDINSSNYNKGLYIVRINFTNGYTQTKKLIIK
- a CDS encoding twin-arginine translocase TatA/TatE family subunit, translated to MNLFIIAGFVGPWQIALIVLAVLLLFGGKKIPELMKGLGQGMKEFKKATKKEDEEKNENLNN
- a CDS encoding Gfo/Idh/MocA family oxidoreductase; amino-acid sequence: MKNFALIGAAGFIAVRHMKAIKETKNNLISALDKFDSVGIIDSYFPDADFFTEYERFDRHIDKLRRTGKKVDYVSICTPNYLHDSHIRFALKQNADAICEKPLVLNPWNIDALQEIEKETGKDIYNILQLRLHHSIIKLKEEIDKGPKDKIYDIDLTYITSRGHWYHNSWKGEDQKSGGIATNIGVHFFDMLSWIFGKVQRNKVHFANGKRVAGLLHLEKANVRWLLSLEYEDVPAEVKKAGQRTFRTITVENKEIEFSGGFTDLHTRSYEEILKGKGFGLQEARPSIETVFDIRHAKPIGLRGDYHPFLNKIKNK
- a CDS encoding TonB-dependent receptor — protein: MKKYLIILLLLNISIVLNAEKVELSGVIRDAVTQETLIGASVLIKKGVGTVTDLDGKYSIELESGEYDLQISYVGYKTLLKHLLVKEKSIFLDFYLETMIIDEITVVGDIARSRETPVAFTNILPAKIDEELASQDIPMILNSTPGVYATQQGGGDGDARITIRGFNQRNVAVMLDGIPVNDMENGWVYWSNWFGLDAVTRTIQIQRGLGASKLAIPSVGGTLNIITKGIEAKKGGNIKQEIGNDGFLRTSFGYTSGKLKNDWGFTLAGSYKQGDGWVEQNWTKGYFYFLRIDKKLGKHILSATAMGAPQSHGQRSYKSQIATYDKDFADDLIGSDTNYTEPTALDMGLDYNEHWGYLERWTLDENGDTIHANREKVNTKVNYYHKPQFSFKDLWSINDKLYISNILYVSIGQGGGTGLSGSVNHLNNQVHLQELYNNQYDTAINEEQISTGMIYSSRNNHYWYGFLSTISYDLSEELNLSGGIDLRSYRGEHFREVYDLLGGVVYYDEDGRFLNNNNTPNTARVEGDKILYHNDGLVRWGGLFAQAEYKTGNWSGFVSLSASNSGYKRIDYFAEKDIVLADTILFQAAGYKRVGPNIFLPDTVHYNGNSYTVNSPEARHSETIWKWIPGFTFKSGANYNLNEYNNIFINLGYLSKATRFNNVIGQDNKLLNKIDNELVKAIELGYAYKSNKFTINLNTYYTNWENKPVQPFTNRLNYDTLLTGYISGINAIHKGIELDFVWKIFSNLELQGLFSLGDWKWDSHAEITRFDESGEFYDNYTFNANNVHVGDAAQTQYAFSIRYEPLKKLYLKGKYTHFTRYYADFNPEILKDLDEPRDSWELPSYKLVDFHAGYRFNIFGQNMSFSFNILNALNETYISDALDNDSYISDNPDEFDAKSASVFFGLGRRYTTSLKISF
- a CDS encoding DUF3857 and transglutaminase domain-containing protein produces the protein MKKLFVLFVLIFSIIGADANPIKDLIRNSGNSKNYPKDDLLIIFDSTKVDVQETGLSYVNFHALYKILTTKGAKRMSVVKFDYDPLSAFVEIRKVVIYRKSGKIEELDVSNELDYPAPARMIYWGARQKMLEIGRLETGDAVEVFMFRKGFTYALLQENGDEQYIPPMRGHFYDIVNFWSSDPIITKFYQTKIPENKFVQYKFYNGDVDSLIQKMDGKIAYSFTKKNISKIKREPGMVALSDIAPKLLISTSPDWEAKSQWFYGVNEDFGSFNSTPEIDKKIKEILQAATNELDSISKLTHWVADNMRYSGISMGKGEGYTLHSGEMNFTDRCGVCKDKASLLITFLRAAGFESYAAMTMAGSRIDRIPADQFNHSVTIVKLKNGKYKILDPTWVPFVRELWSSREQQQNYLMGLPDGADLMETPISAAENHYYKIIGISELFADGTMKGEFTLEAEGQSDAAFRGGFVRTYYNYWYGVFEKELMKISPNIKIIEMNIPDFYDYSDPLKMKFKYEIPNYAIVTNEEIIFTPIVASNLFKRFNSYLYTKTDVEERKYNFRSSCSKLIELNEEIKLPAFAESTYLPEAEKVEGSGADYTGNYKIENQTLKLNEKIVLKKRIYEPADWDSYKKAIESQNKFANEPVILKIK